gctgcgcgcatgcgccatgcacttttttttttttctttgaccacCTGCTTTCCCACGGCACAGCACAATAACCGCTGCGGGTGTGACGCAAGACTggacagcttcaatggaagccatgggaACCGTTTGTGCGATCCGTGCACCAGGGAAAAAtgatatccgcaggtatttacctgcgggtgtccaataattccctatgggcgcagatTTCTTAAttccattttgcccgtggacattgggcctaaaactccAATGTGGCAGTTATGGGAAGATGTGACTATTTGGAACAAACAATTATTTTCTAACTTTCCTTTTGAACAAGAACTTGAGACTATTTACAGAAATAAAATTATATAATCACAGTACCTCGGAAAATGCTGCACAAAATAgaagtgtgtaatagtgtgcgttttgttaattgacaaaaataaagtgactgaacaaaagagaaatttaaATCATCAATATTTGGCGTGACACCACCCACTCCCCTCCCACACCCTTTGTGCAAGTGTTACCTAGAAGCATTGGTGCTGTTTTGAATGCACAGTTTTTGTAGgtactcggcagggaggttgttcaaaacatcttggagaactaaccattgATCTTCTGTGCATGTAAGCTCGCTCacatccttctgtctctttatgtaatcccagaTAGACTCCATCATGAAATACTGCATCCagtatagatttaaaaaaaacaagtacCACAAAGGATGAGGTAGCATCACTGGTGGACACAagggtcctgactagagatgagcgaacgtactcgtccgagcttgatgctcgggcgaatattagggtgttcgggatgttcgttattcgtaacgaacaccacacgatgttcggatgttcgggttactttaaaggggttgtcccgaggcagcaagtgggtctttacacttctgcatggccataataatgcactttgtaatgtacattgtgcattaattatgagccatacagaagttataaaaagttttatacttacctgctccgttgctggcgtcctcgtctccatggagccgactaattttcgccctccgatggccaaattagccgcgcttgcgcagtccgggtcttcttcttttctgaatggggctccgtgaattcatgaatgggtgtgagtgagggctggcctctgattggtcaggctgtgaccattcagaggcatcttattcagcaggcggggattttaaatccccggctgctgaatactactcacagctgttcagagcagttcaggagaactgcagcctgccgcgctgaactccgtctgtcggcaccaggtgagtatatatatattttttatttttacacatttctggatgaattgcaggaaagggcttatatatttaacccctttccgacaattcatcccgcgatcgccggcagcccattgcattcagtggagtcggctgtattgacggctccattgaattcaatgggctaacatcgttcttctctgccacagctgttacagctgtggcagaggagaacttgctgtgtcgttcccatcattttcttgaattgccaagattttcacacatgaaaaccttagcgagcatcggcgaaatacaaaaatgttccggtcgcccattgacttcaatggggttcgttattcgaaacgaacacccgaacatcgcgggaagttcgtttcgaataacgcgaacccgaacattttggtgttcgctcatctttagtcctgACATAAAAATGGACTGTATGTCTATATGCAGATATGCCATATAAGAACTAGATTACAGCTAATGGTGATGTGTCAAAGTATTTAGTATATTTAATAGTACCCATATATGTACAAACTAAAGTACTAAGCAATACAGATGAGTTGCAATGCTTCATAGAACACAACCACTGTGCCCTCTAATACCAGGATGGCACCAACACTTTTTGGCAAGACCTTCCCAAGCAGTTAAACGCTGTTAGTCCTATTTTCATTTCTTTGTTTTCTTTACTTGCACTTCTGCAGCAAAGTCCggttgtgtgcatgaggccttatagcctATATttgggacaggccatcaataccaGATTGCTGAATGTCCAACGCCCAGCATATCCATTGACTGAAGGGACTGTAGAGACCGAGGTGTCGGCTTCATTATTACCAAATACAGTTCTGAACATTTTGTTGGGGCTGTGCCTGGCAATGCAGGGAGCTACAGttcagtaccaggcacagccactagagaatgtacagagctgtgtctGGTAAATAACTAAGAGGATGTGGTGCTTTTCAGCCAGCTTGTCATGGGGATGCTGAGTTTATGACCTCCACTGATATTGATTACCCATCTTCAAGATGTATGATAAATCAAAAGTCCCAGGAACCCTATTTTAAGTGCAACGCAGAACAGATGGAAGGGGATGTGATGGCAGCATCGAACTAACCAAGGTGTTTGTCTGCAGATCCATGTGTCTCAATGTTTACAGATTGCaaacagtgggattttttttattccaggccatttacaatttttttatttcatttttttttttaactcctctaTGAATCTAAAATAACAAGCAAGTGTTGTAAAGGTATACAAAAAGATGGCTGGTTTGTAGTATTGTAATATTTTATATGGGTCATTTGCATAGTACTTCATGTTATAAAGTATTAGGTTGTTTTCCTTACTGTGCATTGTATGTGatcacatttttctgaaattttagGAAGATATGTAGAAATTGCAAATGTGGGCTGGAAGAACATGATGTTCCCTCAAGCAACGAAGATGATCGTAAAGTTGGCAAGCTGTTTGAAGACACCAAATACACCGCCTTGATTGCAAAGCTAAAAACGGATGGCATTCCCACTTATAAAAGGAATGTGATGATCCTCACTAGTCCAGTCGCAGCAAAGAAGGATGTGTCCATTAACACTGTGACCTATGAATGGGCACCACCAGTGCAGAACCAAACTCTAGTAAGTACCCACTTACACCACTCCTAAACTAGAATGTAGGTCTAAGCTAGGGGGACTTATCCTCTTGCTCAGAGGCATTTGGAGCAAGCAATTTCAATATAAATATTTTGTTACATAGATCAATTGCAGAGCAAGTAAGTGTTGTGAACTGAGGGGGATGTAAACATGGCCTATTGTAGACTAGTAGCTATGCACTAAAGAGTGGATTTAGCAGGGTTAACATATGAATATTGACTTGAGAAATGCACATTACAAGAGTTACATGCTTGTGTATCAAAATCACTACAAGAAGTGGAAAATAACCATATAAGGAGGAATATTACTTTAACAAGACAGAATAAAGCAAAAACAATGGACCAAGGGAGAACATCTATGCAATGAActggtatttttatttttttatagaagAGGGGAATAACAATCTGCAATTTAGATGTAGGCTAAACAAAATGAATGTTGAACCCACTTATAGTATGCAATCCGTTTACAGAAAGTCTATTTAAGGAGTGCGAACATATTGTTGGCTAGCTGAACTGTATTGAGTAGTTCATTGATAAAGAATGAGGAGTTGGATTCCTGTGATTTTTGCCATCGTTATCCTAGCCAACTAATTTAAAGGGACCAATTGCGTTacaaaaattacagtgaagagccATTAAACTTACAAAACAAAGTTAGAGGGAGAAAGTTGAATATGTACTCAAATTTAAGAAGGTCTCTGCATAATATATGTTCACCAACTAACCTATATCAGCTAGTCAACAATATAAATAAGATCTAACAAGGCGGCAGCCTCTCCAAGACATGGAAGAATAAAGATCATTTTAGACCAGACAATGGGCATCACAAGACTTAATCGCTTCTTTGCTTTCGCACAGGAGCGATAGCCATTCAGTGACTGGAGAAGGAGCGTGCCTGAAAGTTcttctggccacccacctccattcactatgaACAAGCAgacacggacaggtacgcagggttgctgCCCGCTGCACAGGCTGAATCTGTGTGGGAGTACTTATGCGGAATCCTTGCGTGCCTGTGTGTATTTGGCCTTAGTGTGCAAACGGAGGGTGATAATTTCTAGAAAACCATTCCCTTACTAGGACAGGTTAATGATATTCCTAAATATGTTACACTATCCCTTTTTGCCAGTTGAACAGGAGATGGTGAGATAATAGGTACTTGGTCCAATCATCAACGCCTACATTTAGAATTTACAAATTTAGCTGGATTTATTTTGTAACGGGAGACTTTGGTAAATTTGGCGAGAGCTTGCTGAACCACCTATAGAGGTAATGGGGTTAGTAATGTAAAGCATTGCATCTTTGGGATATAAATCTCTAAATTTATGAACTAGCGCCAAGTGCGATTCCATTACCAGAGCAAATCTTCTTGACTAAAGAGGGCATCCTTGGTGGATGCCATTTGTTACATGTAAACCTGCCAGGATGCCAGCGGATAACACCTGTGCAGATGGGTCAGGATAAAAAGCGGGTATAGCTGATTTAGTTAGACCAGAAAGTCCATACCTCTTTAGCgttgcagataaatatcctcAATGTACCTTATCGAACACCTTCTCTACAACCTAAGTAAGAAGCAGAGAAGGCATCAATGGACTCTATTTGAATCAAGTCTATGAATTTGAGTTAATCAAATAAATTGTCTAGCAGATACAAACTCCAGCTGGTCCAGATTGATTAGTTGTGGGAAGATGTTCAGAAGCCGTGTGGCTAATACTTTGGCATAAATCTTGACATTATATTGAGTAACAAGACTGGTTGAAAATTGGCTTTGAGCTAAGAGTTCTTTCCCCGGACTGGGAAGAGTAGCAATGGTGGCCAGTAAGCTCTCGCCTCATGCTCACTACTAAGAGTGGCTGTTCATTTGCTGGACGTTTCATCCATGAAATAACTGAATGTTCTTTCAGTTATTACAATTGTAGCTGTAGTTTATTACACTTTCAATCTTTGTAGTATTTATTGTATCCACTATTTTAATGTGTTCTTTTTATGTGGAACTGCCATTCTTGCTGTACTAATCcccgtttttaatttttttttttttttctctaggccAGGCGTTACATGGAGCTCCTTCCAAAAGAGCGACAGCCTGTAGCTGGCTCAGAGGGTGCGCAATACAGAAAGAAACAGTTGGCTAAGCAGCTGCCTGCTCATGACCAGGATCCTTCCAAGTGTCATGAGCTATCTCCTAACGAAGTGAAGCAAATGGAGCAGTTTGTGAAGAAATACAAAAATGAAGTCCTTGGTGTAGGAGATGTCAAGCTGCCCAAAGAAGTGGGGGCAGCGCCGGGTGAAGCTGCGAAGCCGGACAGTGGCAATCGAAGCACACTTACTACTGTTAAGAGTGCGGACGACAAGGGAGCAGTGCCATCCGGATCTGCTTATGTGAGTTACCCATATAGCATTACGTGATTCTTCTCTCAACTAAATGACTTGTATCTTTTTTCCTACATTATGCAGAAGTGAGTGATGCAAATATGATTACATCTTTAGATAACTGGCCCCATAAAGCCTCATCTCAAACTTGCAGCAGATTGTTCTATTTTGGTCTGCTATAAAAAATAGTATGTGTCATGCAATCCCCATAACCTcgttcccctttttttttgttttatcaagGTTAtgcacaagagggggggggggggggggattgcagcAGCAAACTGCATTTTACCACTAGTTCATATCCATTTCCTCAGtaacttcttcttttcttcttctacaCTGTGTGAGAAACTAAGCAGTAAATGTAATTCTGTAGAGTCAAACCTCACTAAATCTCTTCTAATGGTACTATGCAGTTCACTGAGAGGTTAATTCATGCCTCGCCTTTCAGACTATTGGCAACCATGTCTGAGCACAAAGCTTCAGGGAGGTCTCCCTTTGGTCAGCTTTACACAAGTCTGTTTTACCTAATGCTTCTAATTTGTAGGATTAGTATAGTGGAGAAGGGATGGGAGAAGGGCTGCACCAAAAAAATCTTCATAatgctgtgtatatatgtgtgcatggCTGTCTAAAGAGTCAGATCGTTGTGTGATCTTCAGTGGGGGAGTAGAATAAATGCATCATCCGGATCCCCGTCGCCTCCCTGAACTgcaccgtaacttagtttatgatgctctaTGGAGCTGACAGGTTCACTTTTAAGTGGTTGCATGAATTTTCTGGAAACCAGTTGTTTCTCCCTCAAAACTGTGCAGCTTTGCGGGGAAAACGCTCTGGTAAAATTATGGGGCCAATAAACAATCTAGAAACCTCACTGGTCACATGCTGATGTGGTTTTCAGCCATATTGCAACTGCATCGGTCCGTGTCTCTAGCTGCATGCATTATTTCTTGTAGGGCTACTGAATGACTGCTCTCCACAAGATTACATGGGTCTCACTGGATCCCTCATGGACTGCAGCTCTAGCTTGGGGTACAGTCCAACAATTTTCAAACTGTTAAACGTGCTAATGGTTGCGCGGTTTTGTGGGTAAACCTGCAAAGTTAAGAATCAATCAACTTTAAACCACTTTAAAACTGTCAACTGGTATGTGAGGCTGGCAGCTGCTATATGGAACCGTACTATGAGACCATTCTTGTAATTGAGGGTAAGCCAAAAGCATttcagcaagcagagttcttgacaGTGAAGAACAAAATATCAGAAATTTGGAGAGTTCTTATTAATCAGTGCAGCTCTTATTCCAGAAGATGTAATGTGGCTTTGTGATTGCAGCTGATTGGATGGGATATCTCTGCAGCTGGGtacggccttattcacacagcgTTTTATCACCGCCGTTTTGCCGCAATATCAGGACCTTGTAAAgtgttggatttcaatgcattcattcacatgggcgattattagccacgtaaaaatgtCCGGCCGGTGAAGATATGACATCGGCGGCCAACTAAACTGGCCAAATTTTTGACACAtcttgaaaagataggtctttccCTATATTTCTGCCGCAATCAGCTGGTGGCTCCCATAAGCTTCTATGGTAGCTGCCAtcgaagggaagggggggggaggaggaggaagctgagcAGTGGCTAGTGCTGCTGAAATATGTCAGCCCGCTCTAATTAATACAAGCCATGCTGAGCACTTCTCCCAAACAAATTAATTCTGGGCTGCTGTGTATATATGGCGAACTTGAGTTCTAGCTTTCTCACCCATGTGTAGTCTCAGTGCTTgcatgaatgaggcctaaagctgagtTCACACCGTTTTTAGCTCTGTGCTGGGGTTATGTCTGTCTCCTAAAAGAGGGTCCGGTGGAactacaggcttctgttgctaaaACGTGAGACAAATGGGATCTTGGTTTCAGCAGCTCCATTTGTTTCTGACTTTTGTGCCACACAGAGTAAAGGGGTCTTTCACACGTGCGTTGCATTTTCACTCTAGCCGCATTGCGACCGAAATCTGTGTGAAAAGAAAAATCTGCGACTCTATTCGTGGCCAAAAGTGGCGTTTTTCTCgttcattcacacggccgggtgcgACGTATTGGTGGAAAAATACACCGCATCCTGAAAATCCCTCAGTTGGCATAATCcacggaatgacttctaatgcctagaTAGACACCTGCAAGTGTTTTTCCTGCGTTGGACGCTGATAAATtgcctctccctccctttttttgcagctcccataagagtctatgggagctgccagtgtAGATCGGGACTGAAAGATAGGCGTTACCCCGATGCAACGCTTTTATATGGCTAGGAATCTGtcatctgaacaaatacattgtaaatcaatgcttcagatggttgtgatGTTCGGCTGACTTATTTTACAAATAGCCACGTAAAAAGCTTGTGTGACAAGGGCATAACGTGGTTAACTACACTAGTCTGTGCAGCACAAATGTTGGAAACTAACTCGTTTCTAAAAAGCAGGAATGTCTAAACTGGCCAGCTCCTGTAAGAGGTGTTACATCGTTGGGTCCCCATCCTGGTTCCCCAAAGTATTCTACGGTGGAATGTTTGACGTGAAAATTGTGTTTATCACAAATCCAGTCCAAACAAGAAATGATAACTTATTTCACACTGCACATATCTGCAATATAGTTGTTCTGTTGAATGACTAGTCTCGCCTATAATCATAGGGAAAATGTAAACATTGCTGTCAATCCTGTATGGAGAGATAAAGTTTCTTTCTATAGTGCATAAAAACCCAATATACCAGTCAGTCCTCGTTCACCTGAAGGGAATTGCTAataccagccttaggcctcatgtccactggataaTTGTATTTGCAAAATTCACACGGgggtcccgcacgcgtgatccgcgccccatagggatgcattggacacccgcaggtaagtaaatacctgcggatgtcatttttccttgcCGCGTGAATTGCACGTGCGGGAAATCGTCCGCAGCAGGCTCCGTTTTCTACGGGTTTCCAGCACGGACTGCTCCCGcatgcttctatggaagccgtctggatccgcggtacacccgcagctgaatttctgctctgccgcgggagagcaggagttcaaaaaaagaaagagtgcacggcgcGCTGCCGGCAtgacgagcacatccgccgggcaaaaaaaaaagaaaatcctgcCGCGATGAATGGGAACCCGCAGTGTCCGGCGAGGTGAGTAAAATCTAttgtcaggcctcatgtccgcggggaaaggagggacccgctgcaggattctgcatggagaatccacgcgagcccgaatttccccgtggacatgaggcccaaaggcccattaagacacaatgatgatcactcaaaattctctcaaaagccgtcttttgagcgataatcgttgtgtgtaacttcactgacattgtgcagttttcgttatgccatcaCTCATCATTGtctgtcagcatgctgaaagactaccatgagccttatcagggattcacagtgggatacagctgatactattgtttcagctgtatcccgctccctgatgaccgctaggtatgaagaacagagcggtccagctctgttctccatacccggcacggagcgcttggctgtataacagctgggcgctccatgcagaaaacatctggatgcagaagaccagcAGGGACACGCCACTTCTGCATCCTTCactggcagcacaaggtgatcgcccctcttgagcgatcatcttgcactgtaaatggcacaacgattatcgctcaagtcgcttgagcgacatcttttgagcaataatcgttgtctaaatgggccttaaggccggcttcacacaagtgtaatttGTTGTGTGCTGCCTGCATGTGACAGTTGTGTGGCAAGTCTGTAATGACATGCTTACTTGCTGCGGGCTGCCGGTCACTATGTCTTGGCGTGTATGCTCACATAATGCACACCAAGATGGCGAGCAGCAACCTGGGAGCCTATTGCAGGTTGGTGCTGTGTGTGCAAAACCCACGCCCAATATGCTGTAACAATACCTTTGTGTGTTGGTGCCCTGATATGACACCGATGAGAGGCTTTTGATGCATAGTAATGGCACAGAAGGTCAGCACATTGGCACATGGGGCACACAGGACACTGCTCCACATACACTGTGTCCTGCTTTCTGGCCCTTCTCTACATCTTGCAGCCTGTCCTTCCACCTGAGGAGACCCTGTCTACCATGAGGAGACGGCCAGGGGCAGCGATGCTATTTATTCCATAGTTCTCACCCATGTCAGAATCCTGCTTAACTCAAGTGGCAAATTAATCGATTCATTTGATCATCCAGCCATAGATATAGTATGGGAGGAGAAACTTGGCAGTGCATTGGTGTAGGCTCACATGAGTGTAACTTCACTGCGTATGCAAACAAGGAAcagtgcctctgcagcgccacctattggatggtagcattcctgcaaatcaatgcttgactctctttatacaagcctgtagagtaatgactgggaattgtaaaccaagccagtgtccatacacagacaactgttttggggtttttgcccctcatcagtgtgcagtaggatcctggcttggctagtgagatgcCTATGATTTAggtcaaataaggaagatgaagaccttctaggtgctcttcctaaggagagatgttaccacTCCTGACCCATGTCGTTAGCCaagtcagaatcctactgcacactgatgaggggcataaaccccaaaacagctgtctgtgtatggatactGGCTTGTCTTACATTCCCAGTCATTACTCTACaggcctgtataaagggtcggacattgatttgaaggaatgctgccatcaataagtggcgctgcagaggcgttgagtaatatgcaaataaggaagatgaaaccgaGGATCATGGATGGCCtcttgtctcctcactcaccttgatgctctccctaagcagaGATGTTACCCTTCACCGTGTAATGAAAAGTCAATGACCGtacatagattttttattatgtgaaaaaacaaaccacacagcatgttttattttaccaaGTATTGCGCGCGATAAGAGTCCTAGTGTTCTCCAAAGGAGCGTaatacatgctgtacatatacaattatattgcATATGTGCAGTATTTATACTCAACACATAGACCTAGATTTGAAAaagtcagactgcgcatgacggcgtgcgtgagatatgccaTTATGCACAGGGCAATATCTCTGCACTATACAGCAATAACCTGCTCACCGCTAGCTGACGCAGCAGTAAAGGGCTGCGCAatacacgcagcgttttacgcatacggccatgtgagcccaacCTTGGTGTGTTCTCAGATACTGACATCTCTATTTGAGACCCCAGAGCTTTTGCTGTCTGCtttcagtactggctttagtcgtTTTCAGCCTTTTCCCCCTAATTTATACTCCATGCTCAGGAATGCTTTGCTATCTCTTATATCAggtctgaaagaaaaaaaattctctgcAAATGTGAAGTGTAAAGGCTGTGTTGGCCGTCCCGTTCctgtgtttacaggttgctatccGTCCAGAACGGCCCACTATGCTCTTATTTACTCTGACTCCTCCGGATTCACTGAATCGTATGTGTCATAAAACCTCCTCATTACTCACTAAACTCCATCGGAGGCAGATCTCCACTTATGGGAATATCTCCTCTTGTCAGCAACTGCCACGACTGAGGCAACTTTTCCATGCGAGGCGTTCCTTTCTGCGGACAATGGGATGTTTGTGACTGCAGGGAAGGGTTAATAGATTGAGAGGGCGAAGAATGCACTGTGACCCGACTCACAATTGGACTGTTAATTAGCATTTTATCCTTGCATGGAGGGGGAGTGTTGAGACATTAAGAATCGCTGTGGCATGCCTGTTCAATTCCTGTTCCCAGCCCAATTTTTCACTGTCACAGCGGGATTAGAAAGCCTCCCTGCATTGCTAATTGATGGTCCATGTCACTGTATACATGGCATTTTGGAACTGGGACACATGTAGGTTTCAGGACAACATATGTTTCTGTTGGCAGGATTTCAGGCATGCTCTGTCATTTGCAGCACGGACAGTTCTTCTGCTTTCAGCTTCCTGCCTATTGTGTATCTACCTGTCATATATACTAAGaataaactttttgttttttcccttccATCCGCAGTACTGTTTCCGGTGCAAGGAGAACATGAAGGAGGGTGACCCCGCAGTGTATGCAGAACGGGCCGGCTACGACAAGTTGTGGCATCCTTCTTGCTTCGTCTGTTTTACCTGCAATGAACTTCTAGTTGACATGATCTACTTCTGGAAAAAGGGAAAGCTATACTGTGGCAGACATTACTGTGACAGTGAGAAGCCGCGGTGCGCAGGTTGCGATGAGGTAATCATGTTCACTACTACTTCAGCAACTCCAaaagtaatccccccccccccccctctctttagGTGTACTatacaataataaaaatatatatgtgtccCTTTAATATTACATTAGTGATGGAATTGCTGCTAGCTACTGCTTCTATCAGTGTGCTCCATCTATAGCCCATCAGAGGCTTTGTAAAATAGTACTGGGGTAATAGTACATGATCCAAGAAACTGTAGATTTACTCTAGAATCCCTTTTACTATATGAAACGCTGTTAAAATGCTCATGCGGCAAGTGTTTGTTATGGAGGTGTGGCCTGCGTATATAATGATCCCCACCTTGTATGGGCAGAAGCTTATTGGAATCCTTCCTGTATACATTTACCACATATGTAACAGAGCTAAAATGACTTCACTATTACACTTCTAGGATGACTTAAATGTCTTTAAATGGCCAGTGATCCTTCATTCTTCTCAGGTTGTAGCAGGCTACTGAATTACTTACAGGTCAGCACAAAAAAAGcctcaataaaaatattttttttttaattttattataggTTTATATAAAAATATCACTTTTACAGAAGAGAGCAGTTCCAAAACACAAAGAAATAATGCATCAAAACAGGAAGGCATCTAGTATGTCCTGTgaataggtgtgtgtgtgtgtgtgtgtgtgtgtgtatatacaagaGCTATCCAATGCTATCACAATCATGTTTACAATGATGACcataatacaaaaatatacatacatactatatattcaCGTGTACAGGACCATAATGGGAACATGAACATAATGGTGCCAACCTTATAACCTGCGCCTCGATGCGTGTTTTGCTCAAGCGTCTTCAGGGGGTGCCACTACTGTGTTCTCATGACCCTGTGAAGCTGTTTGTTTCATGTTGTGACTTGTGGTTTAGCAGTACCCCGCTCGGTAATATGTCACAGTGCGCTCCGTGTCTAGGCGCTGTGAAGG
The nucleotide sequence above comes from Eleutherodactylus coqui strain aEleCoq1 chromosome 2, aEleCoq1.hap1, whole genome shotgun sequence. Encoded proteins:
- the TES gene encoding testin, which codes for MELENKVKKLTLGHEEGSGAPCFKCKDKCEGFELHFWRKICRNCKCGLEEHDVPSSNEDDRKVGKLFEDTKYTALIAKLKTDGIPTYKRNVMILTSPVAAKKDVSINTVTYEWAPPVQNQTLARRYMELLPKERQPVAGSEGAQYRKKQLAKQLPAHDQDPSKCHELSPNEVKQMEQFVKKYKNEVLGVGDVKLPKEVGAAPGEAAKPDSGNRSTLTTVKSADDKGAVPSGSAYYCFRCKENMKEGDPAVYAERAGYDKLWHPSCFVCFTCNELLVDMIYFWKKGKLYCGRHYCDSEKPRCAGCDELIFSNEYTQAEGQNWHLKHFCCFDCDCVLAGEIYVMVNDKPMCKPCYVKNHAVICQGCHNAIDPEVQRVSYTGFHWHASPDCFICSCCSKCLIGQKFMPVEGMVFCSVECKKKMTS